CAGCACCGTTTGGGATCGTGGTTGTCGCGGATCAGCTATCAACATTGATGGTCCTGCTGACATCGGTGCTTGCATTGTTTGTTATGCTCTATTCCATCGGGTCCGGTTGGGATGATCGCGGGCGGCATTTCCATGCCTTGTTCCAGTTCCAGCTGATGGGGATCATGGGCGCATTTCTGACGGGTGATTTGTTCAATCTGTTCGTGTTCTTCGAAGTGCTTTTGATTGCGTCTTACGGCCTAATGATCCACGCGGGCGGTACTGTCCGTTTGCGGGCGGGCGTCCAATATGTGTTGTTTAACCTGCTTGGGTCGACCCTGTTCTTGTTCGCGCTTGGATCGATCTACGCAGAGACAGGCACGCTGAACATGGCTGATCTTGCTGTGCGCGTGCAGATGTTCGATCCGTTGGAATCGTCCGGTATCCGTGTTGCGGCCGTGCTGCTGTTGATGGTCTTTGCGATCAAAGCGGCGATTGTGCCTCTGCATTTCTGGCTACCGTCCAGCTACGCGGAAGCACCAGCCCCTGTCGCGGCCCTGTTCGCGATCATGACAAAGGTTGGCGCCTACGCGATTATTCGGGTCTACACGATGATCTTCCCGCCAGAGCTTGAGGCGACTGTTGGTCTTCACGGTTGGTGGTTGATGCCTGCAGCACTGGTGTCGTTGGCTGTTGGCATGATCGGCGTATTGGCCGCGAAAAAGCTGGATCGTTTGATCGCGTTCTCGGTTATCGGATCAATGGGCATGGTGATGGTGTCAATTGCGCTGTTCACACCCGAAGGGATCGCTGCCGCGCTTTACTATATCGTGCATTCGACGTTGGCCGCGGCGGCCCTGTTCCTGATCGCTGACCTTGCACGCGCGGGTCGTGAAAACCTGAACCTGACGGCGCAGCCACCAATTGCAGGCGGCATCCTTACCGCTGCGATGTTCTTTGTCGCTGCTATTGCTATGGCTGGTTTGCCGCCGCTGTCCGGCTTCTTGGGCAAACTTCTGATCTTAGATGCTGCGTTTGACACGGCGACGATGGTTTGGGTCTGGGCAGTTGTGCTTGGGGCCAGCTTGATCAGCGTTGTGGGGTTTGCACGGGCTGGCAGCACAGTGTTTTGGAAAGCGAAAGGCGTCGCTGTTCCCGAAGATGCAGAGATCGCGGTACCGCCTGCTGCGTTGTCATATGTCGCGGTCGGTGGGTTGATCACGATGCTCGTGGCACACACGGTCTTTGCAGGACCCGCAACGTCCTACACCACGGCGATTGCCAAAGATTTGTTTGCGCCTGACGCGTATGTCTCGACCGTTTTGGACACACCGGGCAAGCTGTCGGATTACAAAGACGATGGGTACGGCGACGACGATCATGCGACTGATGAAGAGGGTGAGCACTAAATATGAAACACCTCATTCAAAAACTGTTCCCGCACCCTTTCCTGACGCTCTTGTTAGCAGTCGTTTGGACGATGCTGCAGAACAGCGTTTCTGCTGGGATGGTCGTCTTCGGGATCATTCTGGGCATCGTCATTCCCTTCTTGACCGCACGTTGGTGGCCGGATCGCCCTGACCGGATGCGCCTGATCCCGATGCTGAAATACTGTGTTTTGGTTGTTTGGGATATTCTTGTCGCGAACGTCCAAGTTGCTTGGATCATCCTTACGAAATCCAACGCGCAAATGAAACCGTGCTGGGTGATCATCCCGCTGGAGCTGAAGTCACCAGAGGCGATCACGATCCTTGCCGGAACGATCACGCTGACGCCTGGAACTGTTTCGGCTGATCTGTCCGACGAGGGGCACAGCCTGCTTGTGCATGCGCTGGATGCTGATGATCCGGACGCTGTGCGCGATGACATCAAAGACCGCTACGAACGCCGTTTGCTGGAGATATTCCAATGACCTTTGCAACTGATCTTGTGACATGGTGCCTGTACGCCGCGTTTATCATCGTGGCGATTTCCCAGATCATGGCGATGGTCCGATTGTGGAAAGGGCCGAGCACGGGCGACCGTATTCTGGCGCTGGACACGATGGTGATTAACGCAATTGGCTTGATCGTCCTGATCGGCATTTTCCAAGGCACGCAGATCTATTTCGAAGCGACGCTGATCATTGCAATGCTCGGTTTCGTTTCCACGGTCGCATACGCCCGATTTGTACTGCGGGGGGACATCATCGAATGACTCTTGATCTTATTCTCACCATTGGCGTCGCGATTTCGCTGATTATTGGCCTGTTTTTCACGTTTGTCGCCGCCATCGGCCTGCTGAAACTTGATAATTCAATGAGCCGCCTGCACGCCCCCACCAAGGCAGGGACCGTCGGCATCGGTGCGTTCCTGATGGCGTCGATGTTGAACTCTTTCCTGATCGGGCAGGGGTCATTGCATGAATTGCTGATCATGGGGTTCTTGTTTGTTACGGCCCCGATTTCTGCGAATTTCATGGCGAAAGTGAACATTCACAACCAATCTTGTATCACGCCTCCGCCGCCGCCACGCGATGATACATGGGCCACATTGAACGTGCCTGAAGCGGACCGCGAACTGGCAGAGACGCCTGTCGAAAGCTGAAAACTGGCTTTGCGGGAATCCGCAGAGCAGAACCATGTCGCTAGGCATTTTCTTGCATAGGCAGGTCGCAAATCCTTTGCTAGTCTTCCCTCAGACATCAGCATGTCTCTGGGAGGAAAATCATGCGTACTATTTTGAAATCATCCGCTGTTGCGGCTGTCACACTTGCATTTGCTGGCGAAGCTTTGGCCACCGAATGGAACGTATCGCTTTGGGGCAAACGCCGCGCGTTTACCGAACACGTTGAAAAGCTGGCTGAACTCGTCTCCGAGAAAACGAACGGCGAATTCACATTGAACATCAGCTATGGTGGTCTGTCCAAAAACACCGAAAACCTAGATGGTATTTCCATCGGCGCGTTTGAAATGGCGCAGTTCTGTGCGGGCTACCACCGTGACAAAAACCCATCCATCACCGTTCTGGAATTGCCGTTCCTCGGCGTGTCATCGCTTGAGCAGGAAGTTGAATTGTCCATGGCTGTTTACGGCCACCCAGCAGCCCAAGAAGACCTTGGTCGTTGGAACGCGACGCTTTTGATGCCGTCCCCATTGCCGCAGTACAACCTTGTGGGTGTCGGCGATGCGCCTGCAACTTTGGCTGACTTTGACGGTCTGTCCGTGCGTGCAACCGGTGGTATCGGTGCAGCGATGGAAGCAGTTGGCGGTGTTCCAACATCCATGTCCGCGACCGAAGTACGTCAGGCGATGGACAGCGGCGTTGTGAAAGCGGTCGCATTCGCACCACACGCACACATGTCATTCGGCACAATCGAAAACGGCACGTGGTGGACGACAAACCTGAACCCGGGCACTGTGAACTGCCCAGTTGTGGCGAACACTGACGCGTTGA
The Rhodobacteraceae bacterium S2214 genome window above contains:
- a CDS encoding monovalent cation/H+ antiporter subunit D; the protein is MSHWVILPIVLPAFLAPFIVLAARYHIGIQRVISLAGIVGLIAVALGLAWQASDGTVTLYQLGDWAAPFGIVVVADQLSTLMVLLTSVLALFVMLYSIGSGWDDRGRHFHALFQFQLMGIMGAFLTGDLFNLFVFFEVLLIASYGLMIHAGGTVRLRAGVQYVLFNLLGSTLFLFALGSIYAETGTLNMADLAVRVQMFDPLESSGIRVAAVLLLMVFAIKAAIVPLHFWLPSSYAEAPAPVAALFAIMTKVGAYAIIRVYTMIFPPELEATVGLHGWWLMPAALVSLAVGMIGVLAAKKLDRLIAFSVIGSMGMVMVSIALFTPEGIAAALYYIVHSTLAAAALFLIADLARAGRENLNLTAQPPIAGGILTAAMFFVAAIAMAGLPPLSGFLGKLLILDAAFDTATMVWVWAVVLGASLISVVGFARAGSTVFWKAKGVAVPEDAEIAVPPAALSYVAVGGLITMLVAHTVFAGPATSYTTAIAKDLFAPDAYVSTVLDTPGKLSDYKDDGYGDDDHATDEEGEH
- a CDS encoding Na+/H+ antiporter subunit E; protein product: MKHLIQKLFPHPFLTLLLAVVWTMLQNSVSAGMVVFGIILGIVIPFLTARWWPDRPDRMRLIPMLKYCVLVVWDILVANVQVAWIILTKSNAQMKPCWVIIPLELKSPEAITILAGTITLTPGTVSADLSDEGHSLLVHALDADDPDAVRDDIKDRYERRLLEIFQ
- a CDS encoding monovalent cation/H(+) antiporter subunit G — protein: MTLDLILTIGVAISLIIGLFFTFVAAIGLLKLDNSMSRLHAPTKAGTVGIGAFLMASMLNSFLIGQGSLHELLIMGFLFVTAPISANFMAKVNIHNQSCITPPPPPRDDTWATLNVPEADRELAETPVES
- a CDS encoding K+/H+ antiporter subunit F, with product MTFATDLVTWCLYAAFIIVAISQIMAMVRLWKGPSTGDRILALDTMVINAIGLIVLIGIFQGTQIYFEATLIIAMLGFVSTVAYARFVLRGDIIE
- the dctP gene encoding TRAP transporter substrate-binding protein DctP, whose translation is MRTILKSSAVAAVTLAFAGEALATEWNVSLWGKRRAFTEHVEKLAELVSEKTNGEFTLNISYGGLSKNTENLDGISIGAFEMAQFCAGYHRDKNPSITVLELPFLGVSSLEQEVELSMAVYGHPAAQEDLGRWNATLLMPSPLPQYNLVGVGDAPATLADFDGLSVRATGGIGAAMEAVGGVPTSMSATEVRQAMDSGVVKAVAFAPHAHMSFGTIENGTWWTTNLNPGTVNCPVVANTDALNDLSDDHRAALMDSIDEALDHYVSNYNDNTMVAWGPALEERGITSVTFTDDEIAAFKEAAAAPAAEAWIADNAGRGLPAQELYDLVTGMIAGDS